In the genome of Neofelis nebulosa isolate mNeoNeb1 chromosome 6, mNeoNeb1.pri, whole genome shotgun sequence, one region contains:
- the GPR63 gene encoding probable G-protein coupled receptor 63, with product MVFSAVLTASHTGATNTTFVVYENTYMNITVPPPFQHHGVGPLLRYSMETMAPTGISSLTVNSTAVTPTPAVFKSLNLPLQIILSAIMIFILFVSFLGNLVVCLMVYQKAAMRSAINILLASLAFADMLLAVLNMPFALVTILTTRWIFGKFFCRVSAMFFWLFVIEGVAILLIISIDRFLIIVQRQDKLNPYRAKILIAVSWTASFCIAFPLAVGNPDLQIPSRAPQCVFGYTTNPGYQAYVILITLVSFFIPFLVILYSFMGILNTLRHNALRIHSYPEGICLSQASKLGLMSLQRPFQMSIDMGFKTRAFTTILILFAVFIICWAPFTTYSLVATFSEHFYYKHNFFEISTWLLWLCYLKSALNPLIYYWRIKKFHDACLDMMPKSFKFLPSLPGHTRRRIRPSAVYVCGEHRTVV from the coding sequence ATGGTCTTCTCTGCAGTGTTGACTGCGTCCCATACTGGGGCAACGAACACAACATTTGTAGTCTATGAAAACACTTACATGAACATTACGGTCCCTCCGCCATTCCAACATCACGGCGTTGGTCCATTGCTCAGATACAGTATGGAAACCATGGCTCCCACTGGGATCAGTTCCTTGACAGTGAATAGCACAGCTGTAACCCCAACACCAGCAGTTTTTAAGAGCCTAAACTTGCCTCTCCAGATCATTCTTTCTGCTATAATGATATTTATTCTGTTTGTATCTTTTCTTGGGAACTTGGTTGTTTGTTTGATGGTTTACCAAAAAGCTGCCATGCGCTCTGCAATTAACATTCTCCTTGCCAGCCTGGCATTTGCAGACATGTTGCTTGCAGTGCTGAACATGCCCTTTGCCTTGGTAACTATTCTTACTACAAGATGGATTTTTGGGAAATTCTTCTGTAGGGTATCTGCTATGTTTTTCTGGTTGTTTGTGATAGAGGGAGTAGCCATCCTGCTCATCATTAGCATTGATAGGTTCCTTATTATAGTCCAGAGGCAGGATAAACTAAATCCATATAGGGCAAAGATTCTAATTGCTGTTTCTTGGACGGCTTCCTTTTGTATAGCTTTTCCTTTGGCTGTAGGAAACCCTGACCTGCAGATCCCTTCTCGAGCCCCCCAGTGTGTGTTTGGGTATACAACCAATCCAGGTTATCAAGCTTATGTGATTTTGATTACTCTAGTTTCTTTCTTCATACCCTTCCTGGTGATACTGTATTCATTTATGGGCATACTCAACACCCTTCGGCACAATGCCTTGAGGATCCATAGCTACCCCGAGGGGATATGCCTCAGCCAGGCCAGCAAACTGGGTCTCATGAGTCTACAGAGACCCTTCCAGATGAGCATTGACATGGGCTTTAAAACACGTGCCTTCACCACCATTTTGATTCTCTTTGCTGTCTTCATCATCTGCTGGGCCCCGTTCACCACTTACAGCCTTGTGGCAACGTTCAGTGAACACTTTTACTATAAGCACAACTTTTTTGAGATTAGCACCTGGCTACTCTGGCTCTGCTACCTCAAGTCTGCATTGAACCCACTGATTTACTACTGGAGGATTAAGAAATTCCATGACGCCTGCCTGGACATGATGCCTAAATCCTTCAAGTTTTTGCCGAGTCTTCCTGGCCACACAAGGAGAAGAATCCGTCCCAGTGCTGTCTATGTGTGTGGGGAACACCGAACAGTGGTGTGA